In the Panthera uncia isolate 11264 chromosome D2, Puncia_PCG_1.0, whole genome shotgun sequence genome, one interval contains:
- the SMNDC1 gene encoding survival of motor neuron-related-splicing factor 30, with protein MSEDLAKQLASYKAQLQQVEAALSGNGENEDLLKLKKDLQEVIELTKDLLSTQPSETLASSDSFASTQPTHSWKVGDKCMAIWSEDGQCYEAEIEEIDEENGTAAITFAGYGNAEVTPLLNLKPVEEGRKAKEDSGNKPMSKKEMIAQQREYKKKKALKKAQRIKELEQEREDQKVKWQQFNNRAYSKNKKGQVKRSIFASPESVTGKVGVGTCGIADKPMTQYQDTSKYNVRHLMPQ; from the exons aTGTCAGAGGATCTAGCAAAACAGCTGGCAAGCTACAAAGCTCAACTCCAGCAAGTTGAAGCTGCATTGtctggaaatggagaaaatgaagatttgctgaaattaaagaaagatttaCAA gaagttATAGAACTAACCAAAGACCTTCTGTCAACTCAGCCTTCTGAAACTCTTGCAAGTTCAGACAGTTTTGCTTCTACTCAGCCCACTCATTCATGGAAAGTAGGAGACAAGTGTATGGCAATCTGGAGTGAAGATGGACA GTGTTATGAAGCCGAGATTGAGGagatagatgaagaaaatggcaCCGCTGCAATCACCTTTGCTGGCTATGGCAATGCTGAAGTGACTCCACTGTTGAACCTCAAACCtgtagaagaaggaaggaaggcaaaggaGGACAGTGGCAACAAGCCCATGTCAAA aaaagaaatgattgcCCAGCAGCgtgaatataaaaagaagaaagctttgaaaaaagcacagagaataaAAGAACTTGAGCAGGAAAGAGAGGACCAGAAGGTGAAATGGCAACAGTTTAACAATAGAGcctattctaaaaacaaaaaaggccag GTTAAAAGGAGTATTTTTGCTTCACCTGAGAGTGTAACCGGCAAAGTTGGAGTAGGAACTTGTGGAATTGCTGATAAACCTATGACACAATATCAAGATACCTCTAAATACAATGTCAGGCATTTGATGCCTCAATAA